A DNA window from Bacteroidota bacterium contains the following coding sequences:
- the atpC gene encoding ATP synthase F1 subunit epsilon translates to MKLEIITPDTNLYTGNVNLVQLPGLSGSFEILKNHAPLVSILVKGRIKIEDDNQQTHFIEINGGVVEVLKNKVLVLAE, encoded by the coding sequence ATGAAGCTTGAGATCATAACTCCGGATACAAACCTATACACTGGAAACGTCAATCTTGTCCAGCTTCCCGGCCTTAGTGGATCTTTCGAAATCCTTAAAAACCATGCACCCCTGGTATCCATCCTTGTTAAAGGCAGGATCAAAATAGAAGATGATAATCAGCAGACTCATTTCATCGAAATCAATGGAGGTGTTGTTGAAGTGCTAAAAAATAAGGTTCTGGTCCTGGCAGAATAA
- the atpD gene encoding F0F1 ATP synthase subunit beta: protein MTEKRTGKISQIIGPVIDVTFDENTRLPNIYEALEVQNPEGHVIVLECQQDIGENTVRTIAMDSTDGLQRGIEVTALGTPISMPVGDDIKGRLFNVIGNTIDGLEDVERVRVSSIHRDPPKFENLSTQKEVLYTGIKVIDLIEPYPKGGKIGLFGGAGVGKTVIIMELINNIAKKYSGMSVFGGVGERTREGNDLLREMIESGVIKYGEAFLKDMEKGGWDLSLVDREELAKSQATLVFGQMNEPPGARARVALSGLTVAEYFRDGDEKTGGRDILFFIDNIFRFTQAGSEVSALLGRMPSAVGYQPTLATEMGIMQERITSTKRGSITSVQAVYVPADDLTDPAPATTFAHLDATTVLSRKISELGIYPAVDPLDSTSRILTLDIVGEEHYRTAQKVKEILQRYKELQDIIAILGMDELSDEDKLIVHRARRIQRFLSQPFHVAEQFTGRSGVFVSIEDTIKGFNMILNGEVDEYPIAAFNFVGTIEDAIAIGKKMLSESSEEIE, encoded by the coding sequence ATGACTGAAAAACGTACCGGGAAAATATCACAGATCATTGGTCCGGTCATTGATGTGACCTTTGACGAAAATACGAGGCTTCCAAATATTTATGAGGCTCTTGAAGTACAAAATCCTGAGGGCCATGTAATCGTGCTTGAATGCCAGCAGGATATAGGAGAAAATACAGTGAGAACTATTGCTATGGACTCTACAGATGGATTACAGAGAGGCATAGAAGTGACGGCACTTGGTACCCCAATATCCATGCCTGTCGGCGATGACATCAAAGGCCGGCTTTTCAATGTGATTGGTAATACTATTGACGGGCTTGAAGATGTTGAAAGAGTTCGTGTCTCAAGCATTCACAGGGATCCACCGAAATTCGAGAATCTATCAACACAAAAAGAGGTTCTTTACACAGGCATCAAGGTCATAGATCTGATTGAACCCTATCCCAAAGGTGGGAAAATTGGTTTGTTCGGTGGTGCAGGCGTTGGTAAAACGGTCATCATCATGGAACTGATCAATAACATCGCAAAAAAATATTCCGGCATGTCGGTATTTGGCGGCGTTGGAGAGCGTACCCGTGAAGGCAATGATCTGTTGCGCGAAATGATCGAATCGGGCGTCATTAAATACGGTGAGGCATTCCTCAAAGATATGGAGAAAGGAGGATGGGATCTTTCATTAGTTGACAGGGAGGAACTAGCCAAGTCACAGGCGACGCTTGTTTTCGGACAGATGAATGAGCCACCAGGAGCAAGGGCACGTGTTGCATTGTCAGGATTGACTGTGGCCGAATATTTTCGTGATGGTGATGAAAAAACCGGTGGAAGGGATATCCTTTTCTTTATTGACAACATATTCCGCTTCACACAGGCAGGCTCCGAGGTGTCAGCTTTGCTAGGACGTATGCCTTCAGCTGTCGGATACCAGCCTACATTAGCAACAGAGATGGGGATCATGCAGGAGCGTATCACTTCGACTAAAAGAGGATCTATCACTTCTGTGCAGGCTGTTTATGTTCCGGCTGATGACCTCACTGATCCGGCGCCAGCTACGACTTTTGCTCACCTCGACGCCACTACGGTACTAAGCCGCAAGATCTCCGAATTGGGTATTTACCCTGCTGTCGATCCACTTGACTCCACATCGCGCATCCTCACACTCGACATCGTTGGTGAAGAACATTACCGGACTGCACAAAAAGTCAAAGAAATCCTCCAACGCTATAAAGAGCTTCAGGATATCATCGCCATCCTCGGTATGGATGAACTTTCAGATGAAGATAAACTGATTGTTCACCGTGCGCGGCGCATACAGAGGTTCCTCTCACAGCCATTCCATGTTGCTGAGCAATTCACCGGTCGTTCGGGTGTGTTCGTATCAATCGAAGATACTATTAAAGGATTTAATATGATCCTGAATGGCGAAGTGGACGAATATCCGATAGCGGCATTTAATTTCGTCGGTACAATTGAAGACGCCATCGCTATCGGAAAAAAAATGTTGTCAGAAAGCAGCGAAGAAATAGAATAA
- a CDS encoding lipoprotein signal peptidase encodes MLKRPLIIIFLILLCDQSLKFWIKTHMYLGQEIQVFRDWFIIHFTENNGMAFGMEFAGESGKLFLTFFRIVAAVFIGYYLYRLTRQKAHPGLILCISLIFAGAFGNIIDSVSYGLLFSESSYFHPAVLLPPDGGYSSLFHGKVVDMLYFPIIKGEMPSWLPFMKSREFIFFRPVFNLADSSITTGVIALIIFQKRFFRKHIEEKSAPDE; translated from the coding sequence ATCTTGAAAAGGCCTCTGATCATCATTTTTCTAATCTTACTGTGCGATCAGTCCCTGAAGTTCTGGATAAAAACCCACATGTACCTCGGTCAGGAAATCCAGGTTTTCAGGGATTGGTTCATTATTCACTTCACTGAGAACAATGGCATGGCTTTCGGAATGGAATTTGCCGGGGAGTCGGGAAAGCTTTTCCTCACTTTCTTCCGCATCGTCGCTGCAGTCTTTATCGGATATTACCTGTATCGGTTAACCAGACAAAAAGCCCACCCAGGACTTATCCTTTGTATATCCCTGATTTTCGCAGGAGCATTTGGAAATATCATCGACTCCGTATCTTACGGTTTGCTTTTCAGCGAAAGCAGTTATTTTCATCCGGCTGTTTTACTGCCTCCTGATGGCGGGTATAGTTCTCTCTTTCACGGTAAAGTTGTTGATATGCTTTACTTTCCGATTATCAAAGGGGAAATGCCAAGCTGGTTGCCTTTCATGAAATCGAGGGAATTCATCTTCTTCAGGCCTGTATTTAACCTTGCAGATTCGTCAATAACCACAGGAGTTATAGCACTGATTATCTTCCAAAAGCGATTTTTCAGAAAACACATTGAAGAGAAATCTGCACCAGACGAATAA
- a CDS encoding TraR/DksA family transcriptional regulator yields MKKVEEEITKTRYSDEELEEFKAIILEKLATAREDLAMLTEAYTNIEEHGISDTSPTFKVLEEGYQVLSKEENSRLAARQQKFINALENALIRIENKTYGICRATGKLISKERLRSVPHATLSIDAKLTQNKK; encoded by the coding sequence ATGAAAAAAGTTGAAGAAGAAATAACCAAGACCAGATACTCTGACGAAGAGCTTGAGGAATTCAAGGCCATTATACTGGAAAAGTTGGCTACAGCACGTGAAGACCTTGCCATGCTCACTGAGGCTTACACAAATATTGAGGAACATGGCATCAGCGATACATCTCCGACTTTCAAAGTCCTTGAAGAAGGATATCAGGTACTATCCAAAGAAGAGAACAGCCGGCTTGCAGCCCGACAGCAAAAGTTTATCAATGCCCTTGAGAATGCACTGATCCGTATTGAGAATAAGACATACGGCATTTGTAGGGCGACTGGAAAGCTCATATCCAAGGAAAGACTGAGAAGTGTTCCACATGCCACCCTTAGTATTGACGCTAAACTGACTCAGAATAAAAAATAA
- the ileS gene encoding isoleucine--tRNA ligase — translation MKGNYREYGDLDLTAIGNEIRNYWEEHDIFKKSMSTREQHLPFIFYEGPPSANGIPGIHHVMARAIKDIFCRYKTLKGFYVKRKAGWDTHGLPIEIEVEKTLGITKEDIGKKISVEEYNNACRREVMKYKDLWDDLTRKIGYWVDLDHPYITFENKYIETVWYLLSKFFEKGLLYKGYSIQPYSPAAGTGISNHELNQPGTYRDVKDNTVTAQFKVIRNEKSEFLFTEIHGDLFFLAWTTTPWTLPSNTALAVGADIDYAVVKSFNPYTFLPITVILAKDLVNNFFPSKNSEFKIQNYVAGQKNIPFEVVRHCKGKELKGIRYEQLLPYAQPEDGDAFVVLTGDFVTTVDGTGIVHIAPSFGADDFKAGKENGVGSLTLVDKQGRFTNQMGEFAGRYVKNEYLPNYNPDNPNQEDSVDIDIIVKLKKENKAFKTEKYVHSYPHCWRTDKPILYYPLDSWFIKSTAFRDKMVEHNNTINWKPKATGTGRFGNWLENLVDWNLSRSRYWGTPLPIWVTEDRKEMICIGSVEQMKSEVEKSIRAGLMNSNPFHGFIPGDMSEDNYNSFDLHRPYVDQIILVSASGKKMLREPDLIDVWFDSGAMPYAQFHYPFDPVSKLEEYFPADFIAEGVDQTRGWFFTLHAIAVMLFNSVSYKTCVSNGLVLDKNGNKMSKRLGNAVDPFETVENYGPDTLRWYMITNAQPWDNLKFDIEGMKEVQRKFFGTLFNTYAFFALYANIDGFDYSQPEIPMLRRPEIDRWIISELNSLIKKVDEYYGDYEPTKAGRAIQDFVIDYLSNWYVRLSRRRFWKGELTEDKIAAYQTLYTCLVTVAQLASPLAPFITDKLFIDLNEGTAKTDAESVHLTDFPVADESLIDTSLEERMELAQEVSSMVLSLRKRINIRVRQPLNKIMIPVLTDHLRENLKAVKNLILSEVNVKEIEYLSDISGILVKKIKPNFKTLGPKYGRLMKQIAAAVTGFSQQDISRVEDQGQIILDIEGSPVDILLEDVEIITEDIPGWVLLTQGNLTVALDIIITDQLKQEGLSRELINRIQNLRKEKDFEVTDKIRVKVEKNNELDKSIRNNYIYICSETLAESLDIIDEIQSEDKKLIDLTKDIRTFVSIEKAN, via the coding sequence ATGAAAGGGAATTACAGAGAATACGGGGATCTGGACCTCACTGCCATTGGGAATGAGATCCGTAATTACTGGGAGGAGCATGACATCTTTAAAAAAAGCATGTCGACGCGAGAACAACATCTTCCATTTATTTTTTATGAAGGACCTCCCTCAGCCAATGGTATTCCAGGTATCCATCATGTTATGGCCAGAGCGATAAAGGATATATTCTGCCGATATAAAACGCTCAAGGGTTTTTATGTCAAACGCAAGGCCGGATGGGACACCCACGGTCTACCAATTGAAATTGAAGTGGAAAAAACCCTTGGCATCACAAAAGAGGATATCGGCAAAAAAATATCTGTTGAGGAATATAATAATGCCTGTCGCCGCGAAGTGATGAAATATAAGGATCTATGGGATGACCTTACAAGGAAAATCGGTTACTGGGTCGACCTGGATCATCCTTACATTACTTTCGAAAACAAATATATTGAAACAGTTTGGTATTTATTATCGAAGTTTTTTGAGAAGGGATTGTTATATAAGGGTTATTCTATTCAGCCCTATTCGCCGGCAGCCGGTACTGGTATCAGTAACCATGAACTGAATCAGCCTGGCACTTACCGCGACGTCAAAGATAATACGGTCACAGCCCAGTTCAAGGTCATCAGAAATGAAAAATCAGAATTCCTTTTCACTGAAATTCATGGTGATCTCTTCTTTCTGGCATGGACAACCACACCATGGACACTGCCTTCAAACACCGCACTGGCTGTTGGTGCAGATATTGACTATGCAGTCGTTAAGTCATTCAATCCTTACACCTTTTTACCTATTACGGTCATACTGGCTAAGGACCTGGTAAATAATTTTTTCCCTTCCAAGAATTCTGAATTTAAAATTCAGAATTATGTAGCAGGACAAAAGAACATCCCCTTCGAGGTTGTACGACACTGTAAAGGAAAGGAACTGAAGGGCATCCGTTATGAACAGCTTCTGCCATACGCCCAGCCTGAAGACGGTGATGCGTTCGTTGTCCTGACGGGTGATTTTGTCACTACTGTGGATGGCACTGGCATTGTTCATATTGCTCCCAGTTTTGGTGCTGATGACTTCAAGGCCGGAAAAGAAAATGGTGTGGGATCACTCACTCTGGTTGACAAGCAGGGCAGGTTCACCAACCAGATGGGCGAATTTGCCGGCAGGTATGTAAAAAATGAATATCTCCCGAATTATAATCCTGATAATCCGAATCAGGAGGATAGTGTTGATATTGATATCATCGTCAAGCTGAAAAAAGAGAATAAAGCGTTCAAGACAGAAAAATATGTTCATTCCTATCCACACTGTTGGAGGACTGACAAACCCATTCTGTATTATCCGCTGGATTCCTGGTTTATCAAGTCAACCGCTTTCCGCGATAAAATGGTTGAACATAATAACACCATCAACTGGAAGCCTAAAGCAACCGGTACGGGCCGCTTTGGCAACTGGCTTGAGAACCTCGTTGACTGGAACCTATCGCGCTCCAGGTACTGGGGTACGCCCCTGCCTATCTGGGTTACTGAAGATCGAAAAGAGATGATCTGCATCGGTTCTGTTGAGCAAATGAAAAGCGAAGTTGAGAAATCAATCCGAGCAGGATTAATGAACTCCAATCCTTTCCATGGCTTTATACCGGGTGATATGTCAGAAGACAATTATAATTCGTTTGACCTGCACAGGCCATATGTTGATCAAATCATCCTGGTGTCAGCATCTGGGAAGAAAATGCTCCGTGAACCTGACCTGATTGATGTATGGTTTGACTCAGGTGCGATGCCGTATGCCCAGTTTCACTATCCATTTGATCCTGTTTCAAAGCTGGAGGAGTACTTTCCAGCTGATTTCATCGCTGAAGGTGTCGACCAGACCAGAGGATGGTTCTTCACGCTGCATGCCATCGCTGTCATGTTGTTTAATTCGGTGTCATATAAAACCTGTGTCTCCAATGGTCTGGTGCTTGACAAGAATGGCAACAAGATGTCAAAACGCCTCGGCAATGCTGTTGACCCTTTTGAAACTGTTGAAAATTATGGTCCTGACACTCTGCGCTGGTATATGATTACCAATGCCCAGCCTTGGGATAACCTAAAGTTCGATATCGAAGGCATGAAAGAGGTGCAGAGAAAGTTCTTCGGCACACTTTTCAACACCTATGCTTTTTTTGCCCTTTATGCGAATATTGACGGATTTGATTATTCCCAGCCCGAAATACCGATGTTGCGCCGGCCTGAAATAGACCGGTGGATTATCTCGGAGCTTAACTCCCTTATTAAAAAAGTAGATGAATATTATGGTGATTATGAACCAACCAAAGCTGGAAGAGCTATTCAGGATTTTGTCATCGATTATCTGAGTAACTGGTATGTACGCCTCAGCCGGAGAAGGTTCTGGAAAGGTGAACTAACGGAAGATAAAATTGCCGCCTATCAAACGCTATACACATGCCTGGTCACTGTTGCACAACTCGCTTCACCCCTAGCTCCATTTATCACCGACAAATTGTTCATCGACCTTAATGAAGGTACCGCAAAGACTGATGCAGAATCGGTTCATCTGACCGATTTCCCTGTGGCTGATGAATCACTTATTGACACCAGCCTTGAAGAACGCATGGAACTTGCGCAGGAGGTATCTTCTATGGTGTTGTCGCTGAGAAAACGTATCAACATCCGTGTACGCCAACCTTTGAATAAGATCATGATTCCCGTGTTGACAGACCATCTCAGGGAAAACCTGAAAGCAGTTAAAAACCTTATATTATCGGAAGTTAATGTAAAAGAAATTGAATATCTGTCTGATATATCTGGCATCCTGGTGAAAAAAATAAAACCAAACTTCAAAACACTGGGTCCCAAGTATGGCCGATTGATGAAGCAAATTGCCGCAGCAGTAACTGGTTTCAGCCAGCAGGATATTTCCCGTGTGGAAGACCAGGGGCAAATTATCCTCGACATCGAAGGATCTCCGGTTGATATTTTACTTGAAGATGTTGAGATCATCACCGAAGATATCCCCGGGTGGGTATTACTTACACAGGGTAACCTAACCGTCGCCCTGGACATCATCATTACTGATCAGCTTAAACAGGAAGGCCTCTCCAGGGAACTTATCAACAGGATCCAGAATCTGCGAAAGGAAAAGGACTTTGAGGTTACTGACAAAATCCGCGTGAAAGTTGAAAAAAACAACGAGCTCGACAAATCTATACGAAATAATTATATTTATATTTGTTCAGAAACGTTGGCCGAATCACTGGACATCATCGACGAGATCCAAAGCGAGGATAAAAAATTAATAGATCTGACTAAGGATATCAGAACGTTTGTGTCCATTGAAAAGGCTAATTAA
- a CDS encoding radical SAM protein encodes MKSLGTKHYIIPIFIPHHSCPHRCVFCNQSKITGQRSIPSPYEVEKIILQFLSTIPKGNRIIEIAFFGGSFTGIDPEMQEHYLQVAEAFIDNERISSIRVSTRPDYIDDRRLNLLNKYHVKTIELGAQSMDDRVLAMAGRGHSALDTVNASMKIRQHGFSLGLQMMIGLPGDTLPLAIFTAEKIVELGAESTRIYPTLVIRDTKLAELYLKGLYLPLSLEVAVDWCRVIYPLFEKAGVTVLRIGLHPSEGLISGNDLIAGPFHPSFRELVMSRLWNEELKNIENKDDKKNIIIVVNPAQLNFAIGYGGKNRKMLQERFEQVKFITNPLLKGRCYNVDHC; translated from the coding sequence ATGAAATCCCTGGGTACAAAGCATTATATCATTCCTATATTTATTCCCCACCATTCCTGCCCTCATCGGTGTGTATTCTGTAATCAGTCGAAAATTACAGGCCAAAGGTCAATTCCCTCTCCCTATGAGGTTGAAAAAATAATTCTTCAATTTCTTTCTACAATTCCTAAAGGCAATAGAATTATTGAAATAGCTTTTTTTGGTGGAAGTTTTACAGGTATTGATCCGGAGATGCAGGAACACTATCTCCAGGTGGCGGAAGCCTTTATTGACAATGAACGGATAAGCAGCATCAGGGTATCCACTCGTCCTGATTATATTGATGACAGGAGACTGAATCTGCTAAACAAATATCATGTAAAAACCATTGAACTGGGAGCCCAGTCGATGGATGACCGGGTGCTGGCAATGGCTGGCAGAGGGCATTCAGCCTTGGATACGGTGAATGCATCCATGAAAATACGGCAGCATGGTTTTTCATTAGGCTTGCAAATGATGATTGGCCTTCCGGGTGATACCCTTCCTTTAGCAATTTTTACCGCAGAGAAAATTGTTGAACTGGGAGCGGAAAGTACCCGAATTTATCCTACACTCGTTATCCGCGATACAAAACTGGCCGAATTGTACCTGAAAGGGCTGTACCTGCCATTGAGTCTTGAAGTGGCTGTTGACTGGTGCCGAGTGATTTATCCGTTATTCGAAAAGGCCGGTGTCACTGTCCTTCGTATTGGGCTCCACCCCTCCGAAGGATTGATCAGTGGAAATGATCTGATCGCCGGACCATTTCATCCTTCATTCCGTGAGTTGGTCATGTCGCGGCTTTGGAATGAAGAGCTAAAAAATATTGAAAATAAAGATGATAAAAAAAATATTATCATCGTTGTCAACCCGGCTCAGTTGAATTTTGCCATTGGTTATGGCGGAAAAAACAGAAAGATGTTGCAGGAACGGTTTGAACAGGTAAAATTCATCACTAATCCATTATTGAAAGGAAGATGCTATAATGTTGATCATTGTTGA
- a CDS encoding DUF6125 family protein → MDKTLTTQQDLNKAETVKFIMDFIHRLVMHHAMWYVLVQDEIGQEKTNKILHAVLDRSYEIQLNRLAKTLDFEVKDGLPTPLLNLPDEVLKALKETIAINWLANDGVWFQAVEFTEGMEIAKKCNDACWGHFSPFEAWLIKQFLNLPENPGLEGLKQALQFRLYATINKQSITDETTTGFIFRMNECRVQSARKRKGLDDYPCKSGGLIEYTTFASAIDSRIKTECIGCPPDRHPEEWYCAWRFYMESF, encoded by the coding sequence ATGGATAAAACACTCACCACACAGCAGGATCTGAATAAAGCAGAAACCGTCAAGTTCATCATGGATTTCATTCACAGGCTTGTCATGCATCATGCCATGTGGTATGTGCTGGTACAGGATGAAATAGGACAGGAAAAAACCAATAAAATCCTTCATGCTGTCCTCGACAGGAGTTATGAAATTCAACTTAACCGGCTTGCCAAAACTCTTGATTTCGAAGTGAAGGATGGCCTGCCAACGCCTCTGCTTAATCTTCCGGATGAAGTTCTCAAAGCCCTTAAAGAGACCATTGCCATAAACTGGCTGGCCAATGACGGAGTATGGTTTCAGGCAGTTGAGTTCACGGAAGGTATGGAAATAGCCAAGAAATGTAATGATGCCTGTTGGGGGCACTTTTCACCATTTGAAGCATGGTTGATAAAACAGTTTCTAAACCTGCCTGAAAATCCGGGACTTGAGGGATTGAAACAAGCCCTGCAGTTCAGGTTATATGCCACCATCAATAAGCAATCGATAACCGATGAAACAACGACAGGATTCATCTTCCGAATGAATGAATGCCGTGTTCAGTCGGCTCGCAAACGCAAAGGGCTTGATGATTACCCTTGCAAATCGGGCGGATTGATCGAATACACAACATTTGCTTCAGCCATCGATTCACGTATTAAAACGGAGTGTATCGGTTGCCCGCCGGATCGACACCCGGAAGAGTGGTATTGTGCATGGAGATTCTATATGGAATCATTTTAA
- the dnaG gene encoding DNA primase — translation MIKPGTIQEILDTTRIEEVIGDFVSLRKRGSNFVGLCPFHNERTPSFNVSATKGIYKCFGCGKAGNAVNFIMEHEHYSYPEALKYLASKYHIQVEEEEQTPESQQAQNEQESLFHITAFAQKYFSDKLLLSEEGKAVGLSYLKERGFREDTITKFQLGYNPDKWDVFTQHAIDNGYKLEYLVKTGLTISTDDGKTYDRFRGRVIFPIHSPTGRITGFGGRIMTADPNKPKYVNSPESEIYNKSKILYGIFFAKNAIISKDVCCLVEGYTDVISMHQAGMENVVASSGTSLTEDQIKLIKRYTRNITIIYDGDPAGIKASFRGIDMILEQGLNVKVVLLPDGEDPDSFVRKNRIAEVEKFVNDNTYDFIIFKTKLLINDASGDPIKKATLIKDIVSSIAKIPDGIFRSVYIKECSAVMDVSEQTLFNELNKILRYNFNKKLNATEREVIPEATEFTSERQETVDSDTIEYQERDIIRLLLLYGWKEIPPEGLPDREDEVITVAEFIIHDLIADEISFHNPFYQYIFDQYVLEMESKGIPGEKFFTFHPDPNISKLSIDLITTPYELSDHWEKKMIAIKSEKERMRHTVVSSLLAFKAKKVEKLILQTQKEIKEAHDEEESVYLLHKLQNLNEVSGEINFRLGRVITK, via the coding sequence ATGATAAAACCCGGTACGATACAGGAAATTCTTGACACCACGCGCATTGAAGAGGTCATAGGCGATTTCGTATCCCTCCGGAAAAGGGGTTCTAACTTTGTCGGTCTCTGTCCTTTCCATAATGAACGTACACCGTCGTTCAATGTCTCGGCTACCAAAGGCATATACAAGTGCTTCGGATGTGGCAAAGCCGGTAATGCGGTGAATTTCATCATGGAACATGAACATTATTCATATCCTGAAGCACTTAAATACCTTGCTAGTAAATACCATATTCAAGTCGAGGAAGAGGAGCAGACACCGGAGAGCCAGCAGGCACAAAACGAACAGGAGAGCCTTTTTCATATTACCGCTTTCGCTCAGAAGTATTTCTCTGACAAACTGCTGCTGTCGGAAGAGGGAAAGGCTGTTGGCCTGTCATATCTGAAAGAAAGAGGATTTCGCGAAGATACCATCACTAAATTCCAGCTTGGTTATAATCCCGATAAGTGGGATGTTTTCACACAACATGCCATTGATAATGGTTATAAGCTTGAGTATCTTGTAAAAACCGGACTTACGATTTCCACAGATGATGGCAAAACATACGACCGTTTCCGTGGCAGGGTCATCTTTCCCATCCACAGCCCTACGGGTCGCATCACAGGCTTTGGCGGCAGAATCATGACCGCTGATCCCAACAAGCCAAAGTATGTCAACTCTCCTGAGTCGGAGATCTATAATAAAAGCAAAATTTTATACGGAATTTTCTTTGCAAAAAATGCTATCATCTCTAAGGATGTCTGTTGCCTCGTCGAAGGGTATACCGATGTTATATCCATGCATCAGGCTGGTATGGAGAATGTTGTGGCTTCATCCGGCACATCTCTCACCGAAGACCAGATCAAACTGATCAAACGGTACACGCGCAATATCACTATTATTTATGACGGCGACCCGGCAGGCATTAAAGCCTCGTTCCGCGGAATAGATATGATCCTCGAACAAGGCCTGAATGTCAAGGTTGTCCTGCTCCCCGACGGCGAAGATCCTGACTCCTTCGTCAGGAAAAACCGTATCGCAGAAGTGGAAAAGTTCGTTAATGATAACACATACGATTTCATCATTTTTAAAACTAAGCTCCTTATTAACGATGCTTCCGGTGATCCAATCAAAAAGGCAACCCTTATAAAAGATATTGTCAGCTCCATTGCCAAAATCCCTGATGGAATATTCCGTTCGGTTTACATTAAAGAATGCTCAGCGGTGATGGATGTATCCGAGCAAACCCTTTTCAATGAGCTGAATAAAATCCTGCGATATAATTTCAATAAAAAGTTAAATGCCACTGAAAGGGAGGTAATCCCTGAAGCTACGGAGTTCACTTCTGAAAGGCAGGAGACTGTTGACTCCGATACGATCGAGTACCAGGAGAGAGATATCATCCGGCTTTTGCTACTATATGGCTGGAAGGAAATTCCACCTGAAGGACTCCCTGACCGTGAAGACGAAGTGATAACTGTCGCAGAATTCATCATTCATGACCTGATCGCCGATGAAATCAGCTTCCACAATCCTTTTTACCAGTATATTTTTGATCAGTACGTTCTAGAAATGGAAAGTAAAGGCATTCCCGGGGAAAAATTTTTTACCTTCCACCCTGATCCGAATATTTCCAAACTGTCAATTGATCTCATCACCACACCTTATGAACTGAGCGATCACTGGGAAAAGAAAATGATTGCAATAAAATCAGAGAAAGAACGGATGCGGCATACGGTCGTCTCCTCATTGCTGGCATTTAAGGCTAAAAAAGTCGAAAAACTGATCCTGCAAACTCAGAAGGAAATAAAAGAAGCCCATGATGAGGAAGAGTCGGTCTATTTATTGCATAAACTTCAAAACCTTAATGAGGTAAGCGGTGAGATTAATTTCCGGCTGGGAAGAGTGATTACCAAGTAG